A stretch of Lathyrus oleraceus cultivar Zhongwan6 chromosome 6, CAAS_Psat_ZW6_1.0, whole genome shotgun sequence DNA encodes these proteins:
- the LOC127095907 gene encoding cyclin-A2-2 isoform X2, translating into MNKENVENVRVTRARARAMKASSTKEPAMVGLRDVTNISTKSSHNNKRLHTSNLQNEVCKKRKTKVTSEDNAYLQVLTTKENAQTELAKDSSTSAITMKDSLQLKVQPYLVVPMLSMQDSVKSPIEDINLICEKLRTSVGFGVVDIDSEAKDSLVWTSYAPDIYYNIHVRECERRALADYMEKVQRDITPTMRGILVDWLVEVSDEYKLVPDTLYLTVNLIDRFLSCHVITRQRLQLLGVTCMLISSKYEEICAPRLEEFVTITDNTYSKKEMLKMEKEVLNVLQFQLSVPTIKTFLRRFIQAAQSSYKAAYPELEFMANYLAELTLVEYSFLQFRPSKIAASAVFLARWTLGQSEHPWNPTLEHYTNYKASELKTTVLALLDLQLNNTKGCGLNGVRDKYKQQTFKSVASFSPKPVEPLF; encoded by the exons ATGAATAAAGAAAATGTGGAGAATGTTAGGGTGACTCGAGCAAGGGCTAGAGCCATGAAAGCCTCTTCAACAAAGGAACCAGCTATGGTTGGACTAAGGGATGTGACTAACATTTCAACAAAATCATCGCACAATAATAAGCGTCTTCATACGTCAAATTTGCAG AATGAGGTTTGTAAGAAGAGAAAGACCAAGGTAACTTCAGAAGATAATGCCTACTTACAAGTTTTGACAACCAAAGAGAATGCTCAGACGGAGTTGGCTAAAGATTCTTCAACATCAGCAATAACAATGAAAGATTCACTGCAACTGAAAGTTCAACCTTATCTGGTTGTTCCCATGCTTTCAATGCAGGACTCTGTCAAGTCTCCAATTGAAG ATATAAATCTGATATGTGAGAAACTAAGAACCTCAGTTGGCTTTGGAGTTGTAGACATTGATTCGGAGGCAAAGGATTCTCTTGTTTGGACTTCTTATGCCCCTGATATATACTATAATATTCATGTCAGAGAG TGTGAAAGGAGGGCACTAGCCGATTACATGGAAAAGGTGCAGCGGGATATCACTCCAACCATGCGGGGAATTCTGGTCGATTGGCTTGTGGAG GTTTCTGATGAATATAAACTAGTTCCAGACACACTCTACCTTACAGTGAATCTCATTGATCGATTCCTTTCCTGTCACGTGATTACAAGGCAGAGGCTCCAGTTGCTTGGTGTTACTTGCATGCTGATTTCATC TAAGTATGAAGAGATCTGTGCTCCCCGACTAGAAGAATTTGTCACCATCACAGATAATACATACTCGAAAAAAGAG ATGTTGAAAATGGAGAAAGAGGTACTGAATGTTCTGCAGTTCCAATTATCTGTTCCTACAATCAAAACATTTCTCAG GAGGTTCATCCAAGCAGCACAATCTTCTTACAAG GCTGCTTATCCTGAACTGGAATTCATGGCAAATTATTTAGCAGAGCTTACACTTGTTGAATACAGCTTCTTGCAGTTTCGACCTTCCAAGATAGCTGCATCTGCAGTTTTTCTCGCCAGATGGACCCTCGGCCAGTCAGAACATCCATGG AATCCGACTCTTGAGCACTATACAAACTACAAAGCATCAGAGCTTAAAACCACTGTCCTTGCACTGCTCGATTTGCAACTTAATAATACCAAAGGCTGTGGTCTGAATGGTGTCCGCGACAAATATAAACAACAGACG TTCAAGAGTGTGGCAAGTTTTTCTCCGAAACCGGTGGAACCTCTTTTCTAG
- the LOC127095907 gene encoding cyclin-A2-2 isoform X1, translated as MNKENVENVRVTRARARAMKASSTKEPAMVGLRDVTNISTKSSHNNKRLHTSNLQKNEVCKKRKTKVTSEDNAYLQVLTTKENAQTELAKDSSTSAITMKDSLQLKVQPYLVVPMLSMQDSVKSPIEDINLICEKLRTSVGFGVVDIDSEAKDSLVWTSYAPDIYYNIHVRECERRALADYMEKVQRDITPTMRGILVDWLVEVSDEYKLVPDTLYLTVNLIDRFLSCHVITRQRLQLLGVTCMLISSKYEEICAPRLEEFVTITDNTYSKKEMLKMEKEVLNVLQFQLSVPTIKTFLRRFIQAAQSSYKAAYPELEFMANYLAELTLVEYSFLQFRPSKIAASAVFLARWTLGQSEHPWNPTLEHYTNYKASELKTTVLALLDLQLNNTKGCGLNGVRDKYKQQTFKSVASFSPKPVEPLF; from the exons ATGAATAAAGAAAATGTGGAGAATGTTAGGGTGACTCGAGCAAGGGCTAGAGCCATGAAAGCCTCTTCAACAAAGGAACCAGCTATGGTTGGACTAAGGGATGTGACTAACATTTCAACAAAATCATCGCACAATAATAAGCGTCTTCATACGTCAAATTTGCAG AAGAATGAGGTTTGTAAGAAGAGAAAGACCAAGGTAACTTCAGAAGATAATGCCTACTTACAAGTTTTGACAACCAAAGAGAATGCTCAGACGGAGTTGGCTAAAGATTCTTCAACATCAGCAATAACAATGAAAGATTCACTGCAACTGAAAGTTCAACCTTATCTGGTTGTTCCCATGCTTTCAATGCAGGACTCTGTCAAGTCTCCAATTGAAG ATATAAATCTGATATGTGAGAAACTAAGAACCTCAGTTGGCTTTGGAGTTGTAGACATTGATTCGGAGGCAAAGGATTCTCTTGTTTGGACTTCTTATGCCCCTGATATATACTATAATATTCATGTCAGAGAG TGTGAAAGGAGGGCACTAGCCGATTACATGGAAAAGGTGCAGCGGGATATCACTCCAACCATGCGGGGAATTCTGGTCGATTGGCTTGTGGAG GTTTCTGATGAATATAAACTAGTTCCAGACACACTCTACCTTACAGTGAATCTCATTGATCGATTCCTTTCCTGTCACGTGATTACAAGGCAGAGGCTCCAGTTGCTTGGTGTTACTTGCATGCTGATTTCATC TAAGTATGAAGAGATCTGTGCTCCCCGACTAGAAGAATTTGTCACCATCACAGATAATACATACTCGAAAAAAGAG ATGTTGAAAATGGAGAAAGAGGTACTGAATGTTCTGCAGTTCCAATTATCTGTTCCTACAATCAAAACATTTCTCAG GAGGTTCATCCAAGCAGCACAATCTTCTTACAAG GCTGCTTATCCTGAACTGGAATTCATGGCAAATTATTTAGCAGAGCTTACACTTGTTGAATACAGCTTCTTGCAGTTTCGACCTTCCAAGATAGCTGCATCTGCAGTTTTTCTCGCCAGATGGACCCTCGGCCAGTCAGAACATCCATGG AATCCGACTCTTGAGCACTATACAAACTACAAAGCATCAGAGCTTAAAACCACTGTCCTTGCACTGCTCGATTTGCAACTTAATAATACCAAAGGCTGTGGTCTGAATGGTGTCCGCGACAAATATAAACAACAGACG TTCAAGAGTGTGGCAAGTTTTTCTCCGAAACCGGTGGAACCTCTTTTCTAG
- the LOC127095906 gene encoding serine/threonine protein phosphatase 2A 57 kDa regulatory subunit B' kappa isoform, with translation MLKQLFNKLPRKSSKIDEDESTQVGDSPRVAGKCHNRQQGGASSLKRASSSAVFPASMVSGIEPLVPFKDVPNAEKMNLYVSKLSLCCVTFDFTDPGKNIADKDVKRKTLVELVDFVACGSMKFSEPAILAMCRMSAINLFRVFPPNYRVNGVFASGGENDDDDPMFDPAWPHLQLVYELLLKFISSSCLDAKVAKKYIDHSFISKLLELFDSEDPRERDCLKTILHRVYGKFMVHRPFIRKTINNIFYRFVIETEKHNGIAELLEIFGSVICGFALPLKEEHKIFLWRVLIPLHKPKSLGVYFQQLSFCITQFLEKEPKLASIVISGLLKYWPVINSQKEVMFLGELEEILEGINMVEFQRIMIPLFLRISCCINSLHFQVAERTLFLWNNDHIVNLIAHNRQVILPIIFPALDRNIKSHWNPAVVNLTHNIRKMFLEMDEKLFISCHTQFKEEEAILISEAEKRKEAWKQLEQAASLKPVIGNTAVLVSPLMT, from the exons ATGCTGAAGCAACTTTTCAACAAGCTTCCCCGGAAATCTTCCAAAATCGATGAAGATGAGTCGACCCAGGTTGGAGATTCTCCACGTGTTGCCGGTAAATGCCACAATCGGCAGCAAGGTGGCGCTTCTTCGTTGAAACGAGCTTCTTCATCGGCAGTGTTTCCGGCTAGCATGGTTTCTGGGATTGAACCTTTGGTGCCGTTTAAGGATGTTCCGAATGCTGAAAAGATGAACCTGTATGTGAGCAAATTGAGTCTTTGTTGTGTGACATTTGATTTCACTGACCCTGGTAAGAACATTGCTGATAAAGATGTGAAAAGGAAAACTTTAGTTGAACTTGTTGATTTTGTGGCTTGTGGATCAATGAAGTTTAGTGAACCTGCTATTCTTGCAATGTGTAGAATGTCTGCTATTAATTTGTTTAGAGTTTTTCCGCCTAATTATAGGGTTAATGGAGTTTTTGCTAGTGGTGGTGAGAATGATGATGATGACCCAATGTTTGATCCTGCTTGGCCACATTTGCAACTTGTATATGAATTGCTGCTTAAATTTATCTCATCTTCGTGCCTCGATGCTAAGGTAGCAAAAAAGTATATCGATCATTCGTTCATTTCGAAATTGCTTGAACTGTTTGATTCCGAGGATCCAAGAGAAAGAGACTGTTTGAAGACAATTCTGCACAGGGTTTATGGGAAGTTCATGGTGCATAGGCCGTTTATTCGAAAAACAATTAACAATATATTCTACCGATTTGTGATTGAGACCGAGAAACATAACGGGATTGCCGAGTTGTTGGAGATTTTCGGCAGTGTGATTTGTGGATTTGCATTACCCTTGAAAGAGGAACATAAAATCTTCTTGTGGAGAGTTTTGATCCCCTTACACAAGCCTAAATCTTTGGGGGTGTACTTTCAGCAACTGTCCTTCTGTATTACGCAGTTCTTAGAGAAGGAGCCGAAGTTAGCGAGCATTGTTATAAGTGGTCTGTTGAAATATTGGCCAGTAATAAATAGTCAGAAAGAAGTGATGTTTCTCGGGGAACTGGAAGAAATTTTGGAAGGAATCAACATGGTAGAGTTCCAGAGGATCATGATTCCACTGTTTTTGCGGATTTCGTGCTGCATTAACAGCCTACACTTTCAG GTAGCTGAAAGGACGCTTTTCCTATGGAACAACGACCACATTGTAAATTTGATTGCTCATAACCGTCAAGTGATCCTGCCAATCATATTTCCGGCACTAGATAGGAATATTAAAAGCCACTGGAACCCAGCAGTTGTAAACTTAACTCATAACATCAGAAAGATGTTCTTGGAGATGGATGAGAAGCTTTTCATATCTTGCCATACTCAATTTAAGGAAGAAGAAGCAATTTTAATCTCAGAAGCCGAAAAGCGAAAGGAAGCATGGAAACAGCTAGAGCAGGCAGCCAGTCTCAAGCCTGTAATTGGAAATACTGCTGTTTTAGTGTCTCCTTTGATGACATAA